In the genome of Phycisphaerae bacterium, one region contains:
- a CDS encoding substrate-binding domain-containing protein — MRREEGLNDVLDVGPVAMRVVRQLRRQVLSGGLKVGEALPSVRELARTSGAGVVSAHRALQRIESEGWANRGGGRRLRISHDAIRLAEAQLRQEPPTRVFWLSPSRVRLSSEMAVNTISEGLFQVFPGCSPHYLYVDLSAGFGPVEQLIRQNAELPCEVGYVLAGMPPAFKRLFATYELPCVVPGYVEPGVSLPCVYEDMVNVGRMAGELLCRSRRVVALCHQELVGAEVFLVEGVREAARVMGAHIPSAAEFYYHLMPDMADYARAIDLLLDQSDAPLGILAVQPEFAMLALQAAARRRIPIPERVQVVALHHHPMYSFAYPAITSIGPYSLVELGRRCAEMLAQSMGGRPKAAPREIIRSTLVERESTLPRATGAQRPAAG, encoded by the coding sequence ATGAGGCGAGAGGAAGGACTCAATGACGTTCTGGACGTTGGCCCGGTGGCCATGCGGGTGGTTCGTCAGCTTCGTCGGCAGGTTCTGAGTGGCGGTCTGAAGGTTGGCGAGGCACTGCCGTCGGTCCGTGAGCTGGCTCGGACCAGCGGGGCGGGGGTGGTGAGTGCTCACCGAGCCCTGCAGCGGATCGAAAGTGAAGGGTGGGCCAATCGGGGTGGCGGCCGGCGGTTACGGATCAGTCACGACGCGATTCGTCTGGCCGAGGCCCAGCTTCGCCAGGAGCCGCCGACCCGGGTTTTCTGGCTGAGTCCCTCGCGTGTGCGTCTCAGTTCGGAGATGGCCGTGAACACCATCTCGGAAGGTCTTTTTCAGGTTTTCCCGGGTTGTTCCCCTCACTATCTGTATGTCGATTTGTCTGCGGGTTTTGGTCCGGTAGAGCAGCTGATCCGCCAGAATGCGGAGTTGCCGTGCGAGGTAGGTTATGTTCTGGCGGGGATGCCCCCGGCTTTCAAGCGGCTGTTTGCCACCTACGAGTTGCCCTGTGTTGTGCCCGGCTACGTCGAGCCGGGAGTGAGTCTGCCGTGCGTTTATGAGGACATGGTGAACGTCGGCCGGATGGCCGGCGAGCTGTTGTGTCGTAGCAGGCGGGTGGTGGCCCTCTGCCATCAGGAGCTTGTTGGAGCTGAGGTCTTCCTGGTCGAAGGGGTTCGGGAGGCGGCCAGGGTTATGGGAGCTCACATTCCCAGCGCCGCCGAGTTCTACTATCACCTCATGCCCGATATGGCCGACTATGCCCGGGCCATTGACCTGCTGCTTGATCAAAGCGACGCACCTCTGGGCATCCTGGCGGTTCAACCGGAGTTTGCGATGCTGGCTCTGCAGGCCGCCGCCCGGCGTCGCATACCCATCCCTGAGCGGGTGCAGGTCGTCGCGTTGCATCATCATCCGATGTACTCCTTCGCCTATCCGGCGATCACCTCGATCGGGCCCTATTCGCTGGTTGAACTGGGCCGCCGATGCGCGGAGATGCTGGCCCAATCGATGGGTGGGCGGCCCAAGGCTGCTCCGCGGGAGATCATCCGGTCCACGCTGGTTGAACGAGAATCGACGCTGCCGCGGGCCACGGGCGCCCAGCGGCCGGCGGCGGGTTAG
- a CDS encoding type II secretion system protein, with translation MSGRHLDKTTALAGFTLIEVLVVVAIIALLIAVLIPSLSRARDQTKQVTCASNMHQHLNACIMYGQDYRGNLPRNATQYANNGASWWIDTVLASYDPSGRGVYDLRAIMKRYIGNQMEIFSCPANGGPRLDDPANIEKALSAGYMGAQVMMLYNSTCVFQGTSLDRPWAPKQEWTAGGSPSSVPIVQDEYTASGPGVTNLTKYVFNHGRSSERTNNADIPAYTNYYTSASQAACTGVNLGYLDGHTNWIKNTQRGGTGEWVLGVHWSGSALRIGGSSSTSGVPLTIKVKRLTP, from the coding sequence ATGAGCGGGCGACATCTAGACAAGACCACGGCCTTAGCAGGATTCACGCTGATCGAGGTCCTCGTCGTCGTGGCGATCATCGCCCTGCTCATCGCCGTCCTCATTCCTTCCCTGAGCCGTGCTCGCGATCAAACCAAACAAGTCACCTGTGCATCCAACATGCACCAGCACCTCAACGCCTGCATCATGTACGGCCAGGACTACCGGGGAAACCTCCCGAGAAACGCAACCCAGTACGCCAACAACGGGGCTTCCTGGTGGATCGACACCGTCCTGGCATCCTACGATCCCAGCGGTCGCGGCGTCTACGATCTCCGGGCAATCATGAAGCGGTACATCGGAAACCAAATGGAGATCTTCAGCTGTCCCGCCAACGGAGGCCCGCGACTGGACGACCCGGCCAACATCGAGAAGGCTCTGTCTGCCGGCTACATGGGCGCCCAGGTCATGATGCTCTACAATTCGACCTGCGTGTTCCAGGGCACTTCGCTCGACAGACCATGGGCTCCAAAACAGGAATGGACCGCCGGAGGCTCACCCTCCTCGGTCCCCATCGTCCAGGACGAGTACACCGCCAGCGGCCCCGGCGTAACCAATCTCACCAAGTATGTCTTTAACCACGGCCGGTCGTCGGAGCGTACCAACAACGCGGATATCCCCGCCTACACCAACTACTACACCTCGGCCTCCCAGGCCGCCTGCACCGGCGTGAACTTGGGCTACCTCGATGGACACACCAACTGGATCAAGAACACCCAACGAGGCGGCACCGGGGAATGGGTGCTTGGCGTCCACTGGAGCGGGTCCGCCCTGCGAATCGGCGGGAGTTCCTCCACATCCGGCGTGCCACTGACCATCAAGGTCAAACGACTCACCCCGTGA
- a CDS encoding DSD1 family PLP-dependent enzyme: MRAGATDAVHGCRGAGTRRVGIVSSVPRTGTAIQDLDTPALLVDGPAMMGNIERMAAFFRGRPAQLRPHFKNHKCTQIARRQLAAGSAVGMTVAKLAEAEVLAGAGIDDVLIANQVVGDRKLERLAYLARRIHLRVAVDHIDQAVALSRAVSTAGATVGVLIEIDIGMGRCGLPPGEPAVALASRLADLPGVRFEGLQAYEGHLVSVADREDRRVRVIEAFQGALDTRALLERSGLPVRVISGGSTSTYAITGVIEGVNEIQAGTYATMDWTYQRLMPEFRPALSVIARVISRPRPGVAVLDVGVKGVGHEFGPPQVKGCPGARIPSFMSEEHCIIHDAPGWRVGDAVELVPSHACTTCNLHRQIHVHDGGRVVDLWPIEGSGGLT; encoded by the coding sequence ATGCGAGCAGGTGCCACGGATGCAGTTCATGGCTGCCGAGGCGCGGGCACGCGGAGGGTAGGCATCGTGTCATCGGTCCCGCGGACGGGTACAGCGATTCAGGATCTGGATACCCCAGCCTTGCTCGTCGACGGGCCGGCGATGATGGGGAACATTGAGCGTATGGCGGCTTTTTTCCGTGGCCGGCCCGCGCAGCTTCGTCCGCATTTCAAGAACCACAAGTGCACGCAGATCGCCCGTCGCCAGTTGGCCGCGGGCTCGGCCGTTGGGATGACGGTTGCCAAGCTGGCCGAGGCCGAGGTTCTGGCGGGCGCGGGGATCGACGACGTGCTGATTGCGAATCAGGTCGTTGGCGACCGCAAGCTGGAGCGGCTGGCCTATCTGGCCCGACGCATCCATCTCCGAGTGGCTGTTGACCACATTGACCAGGCGGTTGCCCTTTCGCGGGCTGTCTCGACCGCCGGTGCGACGGTGGGCGTGCTCATCGAGATTGACATCGGGATGGGGCGTTGCGGGCTGCCACCCGGCGAACCGGCGGTGGCCCTGGCTAGCCGGCTGGCTGACTTGCCGGGCGTCCGGTTCGAGGGGCTTCAGGCCTACGAGGGTCATCTGGTCAGCGTGGCTGATCGTGAGGATCGCCGTGTTCGCGTGATCGAGGCCTTCCAGGGTGCCCTGGACACGCGGGCTCTTCTGGAGCGATCGGGCTTGCCGGTTCGGGTCATCAGCGGCGGCTCGACCTCCACCTATGCGATCACCGGGGTTATCGAGGGAGTCAACGAGATCCAGGCGGGCACCTACGCGACCATGGACTGGACTTACCAGCGGCTCATGCCCGAGTTTCGCCCGGCCCTTTCGGTTATTGCCCGGGTCATCAGCCGGCCGAGGCCGGGGGTAGCCGTTCTGGACGTCGGGGTCAAGGGTGTGGGTCACGAGTTCGGTCCTCCGCAGGTCAAGGGTTGCCCGGGCGCGAGAATACCTTCGTTCATGTCGGAGGAGCATTGCATCATTCATGATGCCCCGGGCTGGCGGGTGGGTGACGCCGTGGAGCTGGTGCCCAGCCACGCATGTACCACCTGCAACCTGCACCGGCAGATTCACGTGCACGATGGAGGCCGGGTTGTCGACCTGTGGCCGATCGAAGGCTCGGGAGGGCTGACCTAG
- a CDS encoding SDR family oxidoreductase, giving the protein MPGPSGSDRPASGGACCRRRGLGLVSAGSQSLVLGTGSGQRLRFRRGASVSAQARFDLTGRVALVTGGSRGIGRGIAIGFAEHGADVAVVYRSAEREAGEVVAAIRALGRRAWAYQQDLAALDELPALAERVWRECGRIEILVNNAGMAYLESFNAITPEHWRRVMAVNLDAVFLLTQQIAGRMIAAGVKGRIINLSSKNGFVAEAGLAHYNASKGAIELLTQSLAIELGAHGITVNTIAPGIIETEIAGEFHLPTAFFEYYKEHIPLEHRFGQVEDCVGAAVFLASRASGYMTGQHLIIDGGVLCEQVPRMQFMAAEARARGG; this is encoded by the coding sequence ATGCCTGGGCCTTCAGGATCGGATAGGCCTGCTTCGGGCGGGGCTTGCTGCCGACGTCGTGGCCTGGGACTCGTCTCTGCGGGTTCGCAGAGTCTGGTGCTCGGGACGGGAAGTGGACAACGTCTCCGATTTCGCAGAGGTGCCTCTGTGAGCGCTCAGGCGCGTTTTGACCTCACTGGACGAGTTGCCCTGGTTACTGGGGGGAGCCGGGGAATCGGCCGGGGCATTGCGATCGGTTTTGCCGAGCACGGCGCCGACGTGGCCGTCGTTTACCGTTCGGCCGAGCGGGAGGCCGGCGAGGTGGTGGCGGCGATTCGGGCCCTTGGCCGGCGAGCATGGGCTTACCAGCAGGATCTGGCCGCGCTCGATGAATTGCCGGCCTTGGCGGAGCGCGTCTGGCGGGAATGCGGCCGGATTGAGATTCTCGTCAACAACGCGGGCATGGCCTACCTGGAGTCGTTCAACGCGATCACTCCGGAGCACTGGCGCCGGGTCATGGCGGTGAACCTTGATGCCGTGTTTCTCCTGACTCAGCAGATCGCTGGACGCATGATTGCGGCCGGCGTCAAAGGCCGGATCATCAACCTTTCCAGCAAGAACGGCTTTGTCGCCGAGGCCGGCCTGGCTCACTACAATGCCTCGAAGGGGGCGATTGAGCTGCTCACGCAGAGTCTGGCCATCGAGCTTGGCGCGCACGGTATCACGGTCAACACGATTGCCCCGGGGATCATCGAGACCGAGATCGCCGGTGAGTTCCACCTGCCGACGGCGTTCTTTGAGTACTACAAGGAGCACATTCCGCTCGAGCACCGTTTTGGCCAGGTCGAGGATTGCGTTGGTGCGGCGGTGTTCCTTGCTTCCCGAGCGTCCGGTTACATGACTGGCCAGCATCTGATCATCGATGGCGGTGTGCTATGCGAGCAGGTGCCACGGATGCAGTTCATGGCTGCCGAGGCGCGGGCACGCGGAGGGTAG
- a CDS encoding YbfB/YjiJ family MFS transporter, translating into MEAPTRPPRFHYAWIILVVGTLVVFGSLGLARFGYTLVLPEMQAELRLNNTQAGGLATANLVGYLALAVAGGALASRYGPRKVIAGGLALAALGMLLTGLAGSFTATMAWRTLTGVGSGASNVPVMGLLAAWFAQRRRGLAAGIGVTGSSFAIIVLGPLVPRMLASYGQSGWRVCWFLFAAATLGLAILSLVALRNRPAEVGLRPLGSTGCGEPASSVHQGLQWSSVYRSGTVWHVGLIYVAFGFSYIIYMTFFTKYLTTEGEYTSTSAGRLFMLMGWMSLLCGLVWGWVSDVIGRKGALIIVYLIHAVAFGLFALWPSPAGFILSAVLFGLSAWSIPAIMAAACGDLLGPRLAPAGLGFVTLFFGIGQAVGPSAAGAVADATGSLSPAFVLAAVVALLGALGTLMLRHAGMARGGRQAAGSSPAGGRASQVSDESS; encoded by the coding sequence ATGGAGGCTCCGACGCGTCCCCCTCGTTTCCACTACGCCTGGATCATCCTCGTGGTCGGGACGCTGGTCGTTTTCGGTTCCTTGGGCCTAGCCCGTTTCGGGTACACGTTGGTGCTACCGGAGATGCAGGCCGAGCTGAGGCTGAACAACACGCAGGCTGGCGGCCTGGCGACCGCGAATCTCGTGGGGTACCTGGCCCTGGCGGTGGCAGGTGGCGCCCTGGCCAGCCGGTACGGTCCCCGGAAGGTGATTGCGGGCGGTTTGGCTCTGGCCGCCTTGGGCATGCTGCTGACCGGTTTGGCGGGCAGCTTCACCGCGACCATGGCCTGGCGGACGCTTACTGGGGTGGGCAGTGGGGCCAGCAATGTGCCGGTGATGGGTCTTCTGGCAGCGTGGTTTGCCCAACGTCGCCGTGGCCTTGCTGCCGGGATTGGGGTGACGGGCTCTTCGTTTGCGATCATCGTGCTGGGCCCGCTTGTGCCCCGCATGCTGGCCAGTTACGGCCAGAGCGGCTGGCGTGTCTGCTGGTTTCTGTTCGCGGCGGCAACGCTGGGGTTGGCCATCCTATCGCTGGTCGCCTTGCGTAATCGGCCCGCGGAGGTTGGGCTGCGACCGTTGGGATCGACAGGATGCGGCGAGCCGGCTTCCTCCGTGCACCAGGGACTCCAGTGGAGCAGCGTTTATCGTTCCGGGACGGTCTGGCACGTGGGCTTGATCTACGTTGCCTTTGGGTTCTCGTACATCATCTACATGACCTTCTTCACCAAGTACCTGACGACCGAGGGTGAATACACCTCGACTTCCGCGGGCAGGCTTTTCATGCTGATGGGCTGGATGAGCCTGCTGTGCGGACTGGTCTGGGGGTGGGTCTCGGATGTCATCGGGCGCAAGGGGGCCCTGATCATCGTTTATCTGATTCACGCCGTCGCCTTCGGCCTGTTTGCGTTGTGGCCATCACCGGCCGGTTTCATCCTCTCGGCAGTTCTTTTCGGGCTCTCGGCATGGAGCATCCCGGCGATCATGGCCGCCGCGTGCGGTGATTTGCTGGGCCCGAGGCTGGCGCCCGCCGGGCTAGGTTTTGTCACGCTCTTTTTTGGCATCGGCCAGGCTGTGGGCCCGAGTGCTGCGGGTGCGGTGGCGGACGCCACCGGATCGCTGTCCCCGGCGTTTGTGCTTGCCGCCGTTGTCGCCCTGCTGGGCGCCCTGGGTACCCTCATGCTCCGCCATGCCGGCATGGCGCGGGGTGGTCGCCAGGCCGCCGGATCGTCGCCGGCGGGCGGACGTGCCTCGCAGGTCTCGGACGAGTCCTCGTGA
- a CDS encoding aldehyde dehydrogenase, whose product MSLKRVGPVVRGEELADGGGGHVDVVNPATGRVIARQVCCDAAAVGQIVEAGDDAFRSAGWQGLSPADRGRLLLRLADLVEAEAERLVEFELLDTGKPISQLRGGELPLAAAIIRFYAGAADKIEGKTKNTPGGFHLTTWEPYGVVGGILPWNYPLVNAAMKVAPALAAGNAIVLKPSVETPLATVEFAKLCTRAGIPPGIVNVVLGSGTKVGNELVANPRIKKVSFTGSTAVGQGIQKLAADQMKPVNLECGGKNAIIVFADADLERAANAALVSAFVNCGQLCVSCSRLLVEQSIAGRFERLLEDKLRRIRVGDPEDPATQIGPMITRAQYDVALQYLQLAANEGCRVVAGGRKLALGGDLAQGFWLQPTILADAKPAMRVAQEEIFGPVMTLLKFSEEHEAIEIANGVAYGLSGSVWSGSIERAGRVAQSMDTGIVWVNTMLVGYPQIPVPPHRMSGTGVELGMEGLLAYCKRKSVVISSDRTAPIGWGV is encoded by the coding sequence ATGAGCCTGAAACGCGTGGGTCCGGTTGTCCGCGGTGAAGAACTCGCCGACGGGGGTGGCGGCCACGTGGATGTGGTCAATCCTGCGACCGGGCGGGTGATCGCCCGGCAGGTCTGCTGTGATGCGGCCGCCGTGGGACAGATCGTGGAGGCCGGCGACGACGCCTTTCGCTCGGCCGGCTGGCAAGGTCTGTCGCCCGCGGATCGCGGCAGGTTGCTGCTACGTCTGGCCGACCTGGTCGAGGCGGAGGCCGAGCGGCTGGTGGAGTTCGAGTTGCTCGACACGGGCAAGCCCATTTCCCAGCTTCGCGGTGGCGAGCTTCCGCTGGCTGCCGCCATCATTCGCTTCTATGCAGGGGCTGCCGACAAGATCGAGGGCAAGACCAAGAACACGCCGGGCGGGTTTCATCTGACTACGTGGGAGCCCTACGGGGTAGTGGGCGGCATTCTCCCTTGGAACTATCCACTGGTTAATGCCGCCATGAAAGTCGCCCCGGCCCTGGCCGCCGGCAATGCGATCGTGCTGAAGCCGTCGGTGGAGACGCCCCTGGCGACCGTCGAGTTCGCGAAGCTCTGCACCCGGGCGGGTATTCCTCCGGGCATCGTCAACGTGGTCCTCGGTTCGGGGACGAAAGTTGGCAACGAACTGGTCGCGAATCCCAGAATCAAGAAGGTCTCCTTCACGGGTTCGACCGCTGTCGGCCAGGGTATCCAGAAGCTGGCGGCGGACCAGATGAAGCCGGTCAATCTCGAATGTGGTGGCAAGAACGCCATCATTGTTTTTGCCGACGCCGATCTGGAGCGGGCGGCCAACGCCGCCCTGGTCAGTGCGTTCGTGAACTGCGGGCAGCTCTGCGTTTCCTGCTCTCGGCTGCTGGTAGAGCAGTCTATCGCGGGTCGTTTTGAGCGCCTGCTGGAGGACAAGTTGCGGAGGATCCGGGTCGGCGACCCGGAGGATCCCGCGACCCAGATCGGGCCGATGATCACGCGGGCCCAGTACGATGTTGCGCTGCAGTACCTGCAGCTGGCCGCGAACGAGGGTTGTCGTGTTGTCGCGGGCGGCCGGAAGCTAGCGCTGGGTGGAGACCTGGCGCAGGGGTTCTGGCTGCAGCCCACGATTCTCGCCGACGCGAAGCCCGCGATGCGCGTGGCCCAAGAGGAGATCTTTGGGCCAGTTATGACCCTCTTGAAATTCTCTGAAGAACATGAAGCGATCGAGATTGCCAACGGCGTCGCGTACGGTCTGTCCGGTTCGGTGTGGTCCGGGAGCATCGAGCGTGCCGGGCGAGTGGCCCAGTCCATGGATACGGGCATTGTCTGGGTCAATACCATGCTCGTCGGCTACCCTCAGATACCCGTTCCCCCGCACCGAATGAGTGGTACCGGCGTCGAGCTGGGCATGGAAGGGTTGCTGGCCTACTGCAAGCGCAAGAGCGTGGTCATCAGTTCGGACCGCACGGCGCCGATCGGATGGGGGGTGTGA
- a CDS encoding PEP-CTERM sorting domain-containing protein (PEP-CTERM proteins occur, often in large numbers, in the proteomes of bacteria that also encode an exosortase, a predicted intramembrane cysteine proteinase. The presence of a PEP-CTERM domain at a protein's C-terminus predicts cleavage within the sorting domain, followed by covalent anchoring to some some component of the (usually Gram-negative) cell surface. Many PEP-CTERM proteins exhibit an unusual sequence composition that includes large numbers of potential glycosylation sites. Expression of one such protein has been shown restore the ability of a bacterium to form floc, a type of biofilm.), which produces MRATRTLVWVCGVMGVVAGAAFGQTFSQSFESDAVGSAAGWSGGQRWFDPTPGAVAAVTSADSVSPSNSLSVTDPNGTGFFVWRDYGGLSSDGVQDITVSFDMKVNNYGDNIAVSPFAYNPSVWGGDSGSSGGFGWPVNTNLTVENTFSYYDENAGSITMLDSAVVGDLRGQWIHWSGTVHPAARTADVTVTLLTGPSAGATGSVTGASFQYGVASDYYGDAMDALRGLVIFNPASASFGGELLIDNLRVVVPEPASLALLGLSGLALVSRRRSR; this is translated from the coding sequence ATGAGAGCAACACGGACTCTGGTGTGGGTGTGCGGGGTAATGGGTGTCGTGGCTGGCGCGGCCTTCGGGCAGACCTTCTCGCAGAGCTTCGAGAGCGACGCGGTCGGCTCGGCGGCCGGCTGGAGCGGCGGGCAGCGTTGGTTCGACCCGACTCCGGGCGCGGTCGCGGCGGTGACCAGCGCGGATTCCGTGTCCCCGTCGAACAGTCTCAGTGTGACTGATCCGAACGGGACCGGTTTCTTCGTATGGCGCGACTACGGCGGGCTTTCCTCCGACGGCGTTCAGGATATCACCGTGTCGTTCGATATGAAAGTGAACAACTACGGCGACAACATCGCCGTCAGCCCGTTCGCGTACAATCCCTCCGTGTGGGGCGGTGACTCGGGTAGTTCTGGTGGCTTCGGCTGGCCGGTCAACACCAACCTTACCGTCGAGAACACCTTCAGCTACTATGACGAGAACGCTGGTTCGATCACGATGCTGGACAGTGCGGTCGTCGGCGACCTCCGGGGGCAGTGGATTCACTGGTCCGGCACGGTGCATCCGGCCGCTCGCACGGCTGACGTGACCGTGACCCTGCTGACCGGTCCCTCGGCCGGTGCGACCGGCAGTGTCACGGGTGCGAGCTTCCAGTACGGCGTGGCTTCCGACTATTACGGTGATGCCATGGACGCTCTGCGCGGCCTGGTGATCTTTAACCCGGCGTCCGCCTCGTTCGGCGGCGAACTCCTGATCGACAATCTGAGAGTGGTCGTGCCCGAGCCTGCTTCACTGGCTCTGCTCGGCCTGAGTGGCCTTGCTTTGGTCAGCCGGCGGCGGAGCCGGTGA